A single region of the Streptomyces caelestis genome encodes:
- a CDS encoding branched-chain amino acid ABC transporter permease: MTTNIPTDKTTDTTKVPTAPATPVVPLPPAAARATTVTGSALALVGTFLAWTWTDEFPGNLTVTGYPGGLQVLTLAGAALTLLFALSGYGIRGLGWLTPGGTNSPVLLSTLGVLGTTGYAIGAIAYELGGLVNLEPGAWVSGMGALLAVIGALGLPVDQPYGADDPKPSLWGRIRHSLTAPEPGRAKELPSWVEILIIAAGFGVGLYVFAYGIGTEYSELFIGFLITAAFGFTAVTRAGLLKRLSALTAKHRNVALAAAFAAAICFPFTQSNDQFALIGANILIFATVALGLNVVVGLAGLLDLGYVAFLGVGAYAAALVSGSPQSTFGVHFPFWAAVLTGAAASLIFGVVIGAPTLRLRGDYLAIVTLGFGEIFRITMNNLNGNSGPDVTNGSNGVPNIPDLEIFGFNLGLPHNVLGHELTRSGNYYLLMLLFTAIVVMVFRRSAESRIGRAWVAIREDETAATAMGINGFRLKLLAFALGASLAGLAGTVQAHVSYSVTPEQYQFAGSVPPNSAFLLAAVILGGMGTISGPLIGAALLYLIPAKLQFMAEYQLLLFGVALMLLMRFRPEGLVADRRKQLEFHETGQLDVPEDKSLPDGATGVAKAGA, encoded by the coding sequence ATGACCACCAACATTCCCACCGACAAGACGACGGACACCACCAAGGTGCCCACTGCACCGGCCACCCCCGTCGTCCCCCTGCCGCCCGCAGCGGCACGCGCCACCACCGTCACCGGCTCCGCGCTCGCCCTCGTCGGCACCTTCCTCGCCTGGACCTGGACCGACGAGTTCCCCGGCAACCTCACCGTCACCGGCTACCCCGGCGGCCTGCAGGTGCTCACCCTCGCCGGAGCCGCACTCACCCTGCTGTTCGCCCTCTCCGGCTACGGCATCCGAGGCCTCGGCTGGCTCACCCCCGGCGGCACCAACAGCCCCGTCCTGCTGAGCACCCTCGGCGTCCTCGGCACCACCGGCTACGCCATCGGCGCCATCGCCTACGAACTCGGCGGCCTCGTCAACCTCGAACCCGGCGCCTGGGTCTCCGGCATGGGCGCCCTCCTCGCCGTCATAGGCGCCCTCGGTCTCCCCGTCGACCAGCCCTACGGCGCCGACGACCCGAAGCCCAGCCTCTGGGGCCGGATCCGCCACTCCCTCACCGCTCCCGAACCCGGCCGCGCCAAGGAACTCCCCTCCTGGGTGGAGATCCTGATCATCGCCGCCGGCTTCGGCGTCGGCCTGTACGTCTTCGCGTACGGCATCGGCACCGAGTACTCCGAGCTGTTCATCGGCTTCCTGATCACCGCCGCGTTCGGCTTCACCGCCGTCACCCGGGCAGGACTCCTCAAGCGGCTCTCCGCACTCACCGCCAAACACCGCAACGTCGCCCTCGCGGCCGCCTTCGCCGCCGCGATCTGCTTCCCCTTCACCCAGAGCAACGACCAGTTCGCCCTCATCGGCGCGAACATCCTCATCTTCGCCACCGTCGCCCTGGGCCTCAACGTCGTCGTCGGCCTCGCCGGCCTCCTCGACCTGGGATACGTCGCCTTCCTCGGCGTCGGCGCCTACGCCGCCGCCCTGGTCTCCGGCTCCCCGCAGTCGACCTTCGGCGTTCACTTCCCCTTCTGGGCGGCCGTCCTCACCGGCGCCGCCGCCTCGCTGATCTTCGGCGTGGTGATCGGTGCCCCGACCCTGCGACTGCGCGGCGACTACCTCGCCATCGTGACCCTCGGTTTCGGTGAGATCTTCCGCATCACCATGAACAACCTGAACGGCAACAGCGGACCGGACGTCACCAACGGCTCCAACGGCGTCCCCAACATCCCGGACCTGGAGATCTTCGGCTTCAACCTTGGACTACCGCACAACGTCCTCGGCCACGAACTCACCCGCTCCGGCAACTACTACCTGCTGATGCTGCTGTTCACCGCCATCGTCGTCATGGTCTTCCGCCGCTCGGCGGAGTCCCGCATCGGCCGCGCGTGGGTCGCCATCCGCGAGGACGAGACCGCCGCCACCGCGATGGGCATCAACGGCTTCCGCCTCAAGCTCCTCGCCTTCGCACTCGGCGCCTCCCTCGCCGGCCTCGCCGGCACCGTCCAGGCGCACGTGTCGTACAGCGTCACCCCCGAGCAGTACCAGTTCGCCGGCTCCGTACCGCCGAACTCGGCCTTCCTGCTCGCCGCCGTCATCCTTGGCGGCATGGGCACCATCAGCGGACCCCTCATCGGCGCCGCGCTGCTGTACCTCATCCCCGCCAAACTCCAGTTCATGGCGGAGTACCAGCTGCTCCTCTTCGGCGTCGCGCTCATGCTCCTCATGCGCTTCCGCCCCGAAGGCCTGGTCGCCGACCGCAGGAAGCAACTCGAATTCCACGAGACCGGACAGCTCGACGTACCGGAGGACAAGTCGCTGCCCGACGGCGCGACCGGCGTCGCCAAGGCAGGGGCGTGA